The Primulina huaijiensis isolate GDHJ02 chromosome 9, ASM1229523v2, whole genome shotgun sequence genomic interval taattaactaaaaattttGCTCATATTACTATGCATTCCTCGTTCGGTCTCTGCAACGTACTACAAGTTTCTTGTTTGGACAACATATTCTCAAAGTTATTTGGAGTTTTTCAAAAACCTTCGACGTGAAAGAATATAATATCGAATCCATCATTCGGGTGCAATTTcgtaaatctttttttttctgtaGATTTAATTAGCATCCGATCTTGATTTGATGAATTCAGTTGTGAGTagatctcttatgagacggtctcacggatctttatctgtgagacgggtcaaccctaccgatattcacaataaaaattaatatttttagcataaaaaataatatttttttgtgcatgacccaaataagagatccgtctcacaaaatacgattcgtgagatcgtctcacacaaaggTTTTTCTTCAGTTGTattattaataaacttttaatgatattaattgaatttgaacaattatttttttatatctgttagtttatttaaattatatcatGATGTATATCGGTAATTGAGTGAATATTCGATAATTtgatatatgtttatataaataaataaataaataaaataaagctTTCTTGTATATTGAATACTGATAATAGAAAAAAGACATAATTTACATAGGTTAGCATCGAGTTTTAGATTTTGAGACGAGGATAAAGAAGCCATCCTCGACCCCATGGTTTCCCTAACAAAATTATGATAGATATCTGAAATCAAGGATAATCAAATTTGTCTTAAAAATCTCGAATTATGTTATTCTCTCACTTTAATGTTATATGCATGACTTAGTGTAAAACCATCGCATTTATTATCCCACATATAcacattaaatcatttttattattccAACTATCTCATTTATAGAAGTTTTCATTTGTTTTTCAGTTATTTCAAATTATACAATTCATTTTCTTATAATTATGTTAGCTAAATTTTAGAAAACtattttttgaatgaattaaataaatataaaatatgaagtttttttttataaattttgtttttctaataattttttaaatgtgtgaaaaataaacaaatttatatatttgggATGGATGAAATaatcaattattaaattcatatttcaTAATAAATGTAAATGTACAACCAATATACCGTtacaacgatatttacaacCATTATATCGCGATATTTTACTTTAATATCGCGatattttgtattcaatatatattgagattttgacaaattgaatttttgcattgaattttttgtgttgtacaaatatggatgtacatgtagcatcactcatatatgtataatatatacgCATTTAGATAAGAGCCCTCCGCAAAGATTGGATCATGTACAAGGATGTTTATGTAACGGATCAATCTTAAACCAGTCCGACTATATTTGGTTCAATTTGGAACTAGTTAAATTGGCCCCGGATAGAACTGATCATATCATTGTTGAATCTGATTGAGTTGCTCGAAAATAGTTCAAACCATTTTAATATGATCTCATTGAATTCATATgaagtatatttattttattattcttttacttcataaataatatttttatcaatttaatggtcggaaaaaaaaataaaatatttatttaaattatgttttaagcTGATTCAATTTGGTTTTCGTTCCGGATTGGGTTATGCTCCTAATCCGGTATCCTACATGATTGGCTCAGTTTTATTATTCCACAATCTGGAACTATTTAATCAGGTACGATATATTCATGTTCCACAGGAAGGAAAgctgaaaaaacaaaaaatgttcAAATTGATAACTTGATTGTACCTCAATTCAAATTcaacattttcaatttttatagaATTTAAACCACAATTTTCATTCGCATCGAATCACATTTTCCAACACGTTTGTCCGACATTGTTCTCGTCAAAGAGTTCTTGCCTAATATGAAAACTTCTATTCGATTCGTGTGAGTGCATTAAACTTGATAGAATATATTACAAGGTAAGGATGCATGGATTCTTGCTCACAGTTACATTAGTACGACTCTGTGAGAAGCATGAACATGGAGCCCTCCATCGATGTGAAGATTGATCATTGTTCTGTATTTTACTTCCTTTCTCTCATCACTTAATCTGAAGACGAAAAATTTAACCAGAACTGCCGCGAAAATTTTCATCTGTCGATAGGCGAATTCCTTCCCCAAACAAATTCTTGGTCCACCCTGATTGATCACAAGTATACGTTCAATTCAATTATATCAGGGATAATTTATGAAAGATTAGAGAAATCAGACTCAAAATAGTTGCTGTTGAATTTAATATGTTCTGGATCCGTAATATTGCTTAGTTCAGGAACCTATGAGAAAGTAGGATTTGATACCAGTTATAAACTCGAAAACTGATGGAGAGACTAAGATTAACTTAAACCAGTGGCGCCTGGAGAGGCGTgccaacagggggcgactcctCCTTCAGTAATACAGCAAAACAATATTTTGTCTCCCCCGTGTTCATTTTATGGCTCCGCCACTAATTTAAACAGACCAAAATTAAGAAGAGATTCATGTCGAACCAAACACTGATACTCCACATACCCACAATGAATGTGAAAGAAAGTTTGACTACTCTTAGGCTGTTGAATCCAAGTGCATAGCAGCATAGGGTTAAAATAGCAAAAGTCAGGATTTACGTGACAGGTCATGAGCCAACAAAATGGATAGTCATTAGGAGCATGATGATGGCATATCAAACGTAGTTCACCAGGAGAAGCAATATTAGGTGCACAAACAGAATATGAATAACTAACCTGGAATGCAGTGAATTTGAAGGGGCTCTCCTGTTTGAAGCAGCCGTTCTCATCAAGCCATCTTTCCGGTTTAAATTCGTTAGCATCATCACCCCATACAAATTTCATCCTTCCCATTGCATAAGGTTGATAAGCCACCATATCCCCCTTCTTCACACTATAACAATCCGGCATAGTATCATCTGAGAAGCATTGTTTTGCATcctattcataaaaaaaatctcaattgTGGCTGTATATGCcttggatgaaaaatgaaacATGCTACTCGGCATCTTAGCTAAAATCTTGGAAACTAATAGATTAATTTCAATAATACTCGAGAAAGATAGGGATTTTGAGAGGAAAATTTTAACAGCTTCAGGACTTACCACCGGAACTGAAGGATATAGTCGGAGAGTTTCGGTTAACACTGCATGCAGATAATGCATCTTCTCCAGAGCTGCTTCATCCAACATATCTGTATATTCCGAAAAATTTGTCACTTTGTTTGTTCCAACTGCATCGCTTATTTCTTGAGCCACTTTTTCCTGCATGGGAGGATGCTTGCAAAGCATATAAACAAACCAAGACAGAGATGTTGCTGTCGTGTCCTTCCCAGCAATTATAAAGTTCAGTATTATATCTCGCAGGTATTTAGGATTGGTATTGGGCAGCAGCAAGAACCTCGACAAAATGTCTTCTTTTTTCAACTGCATCTGTCAAACAAATTATAATAGCTAAGAAATTGACAACTTTTAACCAGGGGCAGACCTAACGAGAGGTGAGCAAGCCAGTTGCCTATGAGTTTTATAGAAATGTCAAGTTTTATCCTCAAATACCCTAAGGTTGTGTTTggattaaaagatttgaatcCACACCTCAAATCCATTGTATCCAATTGGTATAAAATCCCTTATTTTAGCTAACTACCTTTTTGCTTCAATTTAAAATCCACCCCCAAACATAGTCATTTCAAATCcatggattttaaatgctttattttgaaatctCCTCACAAATCCAAATTCATCAATACAAATGCAACCTAAGTTACCGCCCCTCGTAAAATTCATGGGTCCGTTTTCACGTACATATGCCTCATCCGGGGACTTATTCATTTGCTCGGTCTTGCTAGAGATCAACTTATTAACGAATTCATCAATCACTTTAAGACTTTTCTTCAATTTTGCTTCTGAACCAAGATTGAGAATTCTCTTAATCTTCCAGAGAACATCCACGTATCTCCAAAGAGTCCTTGCACTCGCATCATCGAAGGCATTGCTAAATTTGGTGCCTTCTTCATTTGAACCACACATACTGTCTAAATCAACTCCAAACGCAACTCTGAAAATTGAATCTAGAGTGGACTTCATAAAAAGGTCCTGCATATATCACGATAGTCAGtggattttctttttaaaattcatcAGTTTGGTTGAAAATCTTGGAGAAAACTCACTTGGATATCCATTTCTTGATTGGAATCTGCAGCATCGGACACTATCTTGGCGAGCTTTACAACATTTTTCCTGAAAACGACACTACTGAAATCTCTTAGAACCCTTGTGGAGAACTCGTGGCTCGATACTTTTCTCTGCTCTCGCCACTGCTCACCGTCAACAGCAAAAATCCCATCACCTAATAGATCCTTCAAAATGCTACAGTTATACTCTCCCTgcaaagatttaaaaataataataaccatGAAATGCCTgcaattgttttaattaaaaaggAGTATACTAATATGGAGAGAAAACAAAGGCATTGAGAGTATATCATGGCAACTCATAAAATGAACGAATCTGGATTTGACCCTTGTGCAAATCAAGGGTCTACTTTGGACCATACCAACAGTTCCAACCCAACATAGTAGTTACTCACTACATTATTCATCCGAATATAAAACACCTGACTTTAAACATTGCGGGGATCTAAACTCGAGTAACACAAAGTGTAAACAAGGTTACATCTACTGATCTACTTCAGAATCATCTACGACTAAACACTCCTTCTAAATGTTATTTTTCCTGATATATTATAACTTTAGTTCAGAATTCTGGGCAAAGATGATTTCCATGCATCTAACGTAGCTGATATGCTACTGTCATCCTAATCAGCGGACAATGCGAGTGGCAAGTTCAGCAATCgcccaaaaaacaaaaacaaaaataaaaacaaatttcacGCATAATCTTTAGTAAATTTGAATCCAAAACACAGTAAGTCGGACCAGAACTAAATTCCCCCGTATTAGCTAATGCTAACTGTATGAAAACTCAATGGCCTAAACAAAAAACATTAAGTCCTATCTGGAGCATCCGTTTTAGGGTCACAGGCCCCGACTTGTAGTTTGTTTCTGTTTATCGTTTCTACctgctaaaataatttttttcgttTCACATTTTACCATTTTCACAtatgttatttatttgtaaattgtTCTTCCTTTATTTAACTATTTATAttcttcaaaattatttttactttaaTGAGTGAGTTTGAAACCTTATCGATGGTTGTTTGTATATATAATTTAGGCAATAACttctgtgagacggtttcacgggtcgtattttgtgagatggatctcttatttgaatcatgcatgaaaaaaatattattttttatactaataatattattttttattgtgaatatcgatagattgacccgtctcacagataaagattcgtgagatcgtctcacaagagtcaTACTCTAtaatttattctaattttttataGCAACATGATCTTAAaaagatattaataattattaaaagtcttaTTAATTACTCTGATTTatctttataatttaattatcactGGATCATACATATACCTGGtttaatttacatataaaaaaaaaaaaccatcttGAACTAGCAAAATCAAATCCAAAAAATAGGATCAAGAAACAGAAAATCAGTTCACGACCTTTACAGCTCAATTCCATTGATCCCAGCAAAAatgtaaattaataataatgctGCAAAAAGAACCCATTTAAGCACCAAAAACTAAAACAGACTATAAACAATGTCCATTTTTACCAAAAATACTTCCaaaatttttcaagatttcaaCTCTCCTAATAGAAGGATGATTCTCAGCACCCAcgaaatcaaatttgaaaattacCACAAGTAACTGTGTGTACCTTGCCATAATTTTCGAAGTTGGTTTTGAGTATATACTCGACATTCACGGGGTCGGAAGTGTAAACCTCGCTTCGGAAAATCCCAATTAACCTGTAGGTCCTGTGCTTTGTGGCAAGATCAGTCATGTAATCGTGCAGTCGATTGAAGTTCATCAGCTGGTTGAGAACCGTACCCCCAATCGGATGGGACTTTTTCTTCCCCTGCTTTTCGTGCAGCTTTTTGGCGAACAATCGAATGGTGAGAATAGAAAACAAGATAGAAATCAAGGTTGCTGCCGCCATGGGAATTGGCATGAAGAGTAGCAAATCCATGCCTGCACAGTGACGATAGAAATCCAAATGGATCGCTATATATAGTGGAATACCCACCAAAGGACCGGCAGAGAATCTGATATCCCCAACTGGAGTGtactgaatatttttttatccgaACGAGTACGTAGATCTTTGGGTGTAGAAACAGAGACTCATGTCTAATTCGGAATTGACC includes:
- the LOC140985176 gene encoding cytochrome P450 704C1-like isoform X1, which codes for MDLLLFMPIPMAAATLISILFSILTIRLFAKKLHEKQGKKKSHPIGGTVLNQLMNFNRLHDYMTDLATKHRTYRLIGIFRSEVYTSDPVNVEYILKTNFENYGKGEYNCSILKDLLGDGIFAVDGEQWREQRKVSSHEFSTRVLRDFSSVVFRKNVVKLAKIVSDAADSNQEMDIQDLFMKSTLDSIFRVAFGVDLDSMCGSNEEGTKFSNAFDDASARTLWRYVDVLWKIKRILNLGSEAKLKKSLKVIDEFVNKLISSKTEQMNKSPDEAYMQLKKEDILSRFLLLPNTNPKYLRDIILNFIIAGKDTTATSLSWFVYMLCKHPPMQEKVAQEISDAVGTNKVTNFSEYTDMLDEAALEKMHYLHAVLTETLRLYPSVPVDAKQCFSDDTMPDCYSVKKGDMVAYQPYAMGRMKFVWGDDANEFKPERWLDENGCFKQESPFKFTAFQGGPRICLGKEFAYRQMKIFAAVLVKFFVFRLSDERKEVKYRTMINLHIDGGLHVHASHRVVLM
- the LOC140985176 gene encoding cytochrome P450 704C1-like isoform X2 yields the protein MDLLLFMPIPMAAATLISILFSILTIRLFAKKLHEKQGKKKSHPIGGTVLNQLMNFNRLHDYMTDLATKHRTYRLIGIFRSEVYTSDPVNVEYILKTNFENYGKGEYNCSILKDLLGDGIFAVDGEQWREQRKVSSHEFSTRVLRDFSSVVFRKNVVKLAKIVSDAADSNQEMDIQDLFMKSTLDSIFRVAFGVDLDSMCGSNEEGTKFSNAFDDASARTLWRYVDVLWKIKRILNLGSEAKLKKSLKVIDEFVNKLISSKTEQMNKSPDEAYMQLKKEDILSRFLLLPNTNPKYLRDIILNFIIAGKDTTATSLSWFVYMLCKHPPMQEKVAQEISDAVGTNKVTNFSEYTDMLDEAALEKMHYLHAVLTETLRLYPSVPVDAKQCFSDDTMPDCYSVKKGDMVAYQPYAMGRMKFVWGDDANEFKPERWLDENGCFKQESPFKFTAFQWRSHKMNTGETKYCFAVLLKEESPPVGTPLQAPLV